In Arthrobacter sp. CJ23, the genomic window GCCTGAAGCCCCGGCAGATCCAGATGATCGCGATCGGCGGCGCCATCGGCACCGGCCTGTTCCTCGGCGCCGGCGGCCGCCTCAACGCGGCAGGCCCGTCCCTTGTCATCGCGTACGCGGTCTGTGGCTTCTTCGCCTTCCTGATCCTGCGCGCCCTGGGCGAACTGGTACTGCACCGCCCGTCGTCGGGCTCGTTCGTCTCCTACGCCCGCGAGTTCTTCGGCGAGAAGGCGGCGTTCGTCTCCGGCTGGTTCTACTGGATCAACTGGGCCACCACCACCATCGTGGACATCACCGCCGCGGCCCTGTACATGAACTTCTTCGGCAAATACATCCCGTGGATGGGCGTGGTGCCGCAGTGGCTCTGGGCTCTGATCGCCCTCGTGGTGGTCCTCGGCCTGAACCTTGTCTCCGTCAAGGTGTTCGGCGAGATGGAGTTCTATTTCGCGCTCATCAAGGTGGCCGCCCTGGTGGCGTTCCTGGTGATCGGCACGTACTTCGTCATCTTCGGGACCCCGGTTGAGGGCCAGCAGGTGGGCTTCAGCCTCATCACGGACCACGGCGGCATCTTCCCCAACGGCCTGCTGCCGATGATCATCCTGATGCAGGGCGTGCTGTTCGCCTACGCCTCGATCGAGCTCGTGGGCACGGCCGCCGGTGAGACGGAGAACCCCGAGAAGATCATGCCCAAGGCCATCAACTCCGTGGTCTTCCGCATCGCAGTGTTCTACGTCGGCTCCGTCATCCTGCTGGCGCTGCTCCTGCCGTACACCTCGTACGAGAAGGGCGTCAGCCCGTTCGTGACGTTCTTCGGCTCCATCGGCATCCAGGGCGTGGACGTGATCATGAACCTCGTGGTCCTCACCGCCGCACTGTCCTCGCTGAACGCCGGCCTGTACTCCACCGGCCGCATCCTGCGCTCCATGTCCGTGGCCGGCTCGGCCCCGAAGTTCGCCCAGCGCATGAACAAGGCCGGCGTCCCCTACGGCGGCATCGCGATCACCGCCGGCGTCTCGCTGCTCGGCGTTCCGCTGAACTACCTGGTCCCCGCCCAGGCCTTCGAGATCGTCCTGAACGTCGCCTCGGTAGGCATCATCGTCACCTGGGCCACGATCGTCCTGTGTCAGATGCAGCTCAAGCGCTGGGCGGACAAGGGCTGGCTGAAGCGTCCGTCCTTCCGGATGTTCGGCGCCCCGTACACCGGCTACCTCTCGCTGCTGTTCCTGCTGGGCGTGCTGGTGATGGTGTTCATCGATTCCCCGCTGACGCTGCTGGTCACCCTGGTGGCCTGCGCGCTCATGGTGCTCGGCTGGTTCCTGTGCCGCAAGCAGATCCACGAGCTCGCCGCAGCCCGGGACGGCTTCACCGGCAGCTCCCCGGTGATCGCCAACCGTCCGGTCGCCGGCGCCGAAGACAGGATCTGACCAACGCCAGCCCCCGACGGCGGCGCCCGGGTTCCGTGACAGCGGAACCCGGGTGCCGCCGTCGGGCGTTAACGTCCCCAACCCCAACTAAGTAGCGCCAACCGTCGTTTTGGGCACTCAAAACGACGGTTGGCGCGACCTAGTTGGGTGAGCTCGCGTCGAACTCAAACATCCGATGATTGGCGGCTAGGATTGATCCATGGCTGTGACTGATGAAGCGATCGGCAAGATCAAGGACATGTTGATCTGCGGGGAACTCAAAGCGGGCGACCGGCTCCCCCCGGAGAAGGAACTGAGCGAGCGGCTCGGGCTGTCCCGCAGTTCCCTGCGCGAGGCCGTCAAGGCGCTCGAACTCATCCGCGTGCTGGACGTCCGCCGCGGCGACGGAACCTATGTGACCAGCCTGGACGCACGGCTGCTCAACGAGGCCGTGGCCTTCGTAGTGGACCTGCACCAGGACCGCTCCATCCTGGAACTCTTTGAGGTCCGACGAATCCTGGAACCGGCCACGGCACACATCGCCGCCGGCAAGATGACGCCCGAGGACATCCAGGCCCTGCGCGACACCATGCTGGGCATCGACGAGAACACCGACGTCGAGGAACTGGTGGCCCACGACCTCCAGTTCCACAACATCATCACCAATGCCGCCGGCAACGACTACCTCGGAGGCCTCCTCGAGGCCCTCTCCAGCAGCACCGTCCGGGCACGCATCTGGCGCGGCCTGACCCAGGAGAAGGCCGTGGCCCACACCCTCGCGGAGCACAAGGCCATCGCCGACGCCCTGGAACGCGGCGACGCCGAGCTGGTCCGGGCCCTCGTCACGGTGCACATCAGCGGCGTCGAGGCCTGGCTGCGGCAGGCGCTGTAGCCGCAGCGCCGCCGCGCCGAAACCGCACCCGCTGAGGAACGGCGCACCAGGTCCACAGGGTGCCGAAGCAATCAGTGGGCGCGGGAATGCCCGGCCTTGTAGTTGAGTCCGTAGGTGCGAACGGCCGTGCCTTCGAGGACGGCCTGCCGTCCGGCGGGATCCAGTTCGCCGACCAGTTCCAGCAGCACCTCGAGGGTGCGGCCGTAGGGGGCGCCCAGGGTGCTGACCGGCCAGTCGCCGCCGATCATGAGCCGCTCCGGGCCGAAGGCATCCA contains:
- a CDS encoding amino acid permease, with product MTNAPITDHTVPAQAHASERALHAEDKGYHKSLKPRQIQMIAIGGAIGTGLFLGAGGRLNAAGPSLVIAYAVCGFFAFLILRALGELVLHRPSSGSFVSYAREFFGEKAAFVSGWFYWINWATTTIVDITAAALYMNFFGKYIPWMGVVPQWLWALIALVVVLGLNLVSVKVFGEMEFYFALIKVAALVAFLVIGTYFVIFGTPVEGQQVGFSLITDHGGIFPNGLLPMIILMQGVLFAYASIELVGTAAGETENPEKIMPKAINSVVFRIAVFYVGSVILLALLLPYTSYEKGVSPFVTFFGSIGIQGVDVIMNLVVLTAALSSLNAGLYSTGRILRSMSVAGSAPKFAQRMNKAGVPYGGIAITAGVSLLGVPLNYLVPAQAFEIVLNVASVGIIVTWATIVLCQMQLKRWADKGWLKRPSFRMFGAPYTGYLSLLFLLGVLVMVFIDSPLTLLVTLVACALMVLGWFLCRKQIHELAAARDGFTGSSPVIANRPVAGAEDRI
- a CDS encoding FadR/GntR family transcriptional regulator, producing the protein MAVTDEAIGKIKDMLICGELKAGDRLPPEKELSERLGLSRSSLREAVKALELIRVLDVRRGDGTYVTSLDARLLNEAVAFVVDLHQDRSILELFEVRRILEPATAHIAAGKMTPEDIQALRDTMLGIDENTDVEELVAHDLQFHNIITNAAGNDYLGGLLEALSSSTVRARIWRGLTQEKAVAHTLAEHKAIADALERGDAELVRALVTVHISGVEAWLRQAL